The Drosophila innubila isolate TH190305 chromosome 2R unlocalized genomic scaffold, UK_Dinn_1.0 1_C_2R, whole genome shotgun sequence DNA window TGAGTTTGGTTTACATAaacaaagtaattttttaagtaatttattaaccttgaataaatatttatcagtgCTTCAGCGACTTTGCAGGCCACGACTCATTAAAGTGCCGCTGTCATATTGTGTTGGCAGCAAACGTCACCATGCGAGCACACCTGCCACAGAATCAGACACAGttccgacaacaacaacaactaagaaATTATCTCTGGATGCCGGCTTTACGGACTGGCGCCCAATTTACCAGTTGCCCATGATACGATTGATAGCAGCTTTTAATCGACTTAAAATCTATCAAGCAGCAGTCACAGCGGCTGGGACGCCTCTGGCCTTTGGATTGGTTCAGGCTGGCCAGGTGTCTGGAGAAGCACTGGGAATTTGTACGGCAATTGGGGTCAGTGGACTGATTACTCTGACATTGGGTAGCGTCGTTGCTTCCAATGTCATTGGCTTCATCTACATCAATGACCAGCAAGATCAGTTGAAATTGGCCTACGTTGATTTCTGGGGACGACGTAAAGAGACCCTTGTAGACATTGAGGACCTGCTGCCCGACTGGGAACTGAAGAGAAAGACAATGCGTCTAGGATTCTATCAGCCAATTTGCCTGCGCACAGATAAAAAGCAGCGTTACAAATTGCTGCAACGTTTTGGGATCATAACGGATCCTTTAATATTCGAGGGTCTGTTCGGGCAATAGATacttatcaatttgttgtaaatattcttagacaattttatattttattgtaattgacATTAAAAAGTCAATgggattttatttaatacgatCCGTAGATGCTTATATTTGGTAtataaaatgtgtataaaaatatcaatatagaGTATTCTTAATGAAACCTACCTAATGTtaagtttgattttaaaatgtgatgaaaattcataaaattatattgaaaaaaaaaaaacactaaaaaaagtaaatatttgcgTGCATTAAAAAGTCTCTAAGTTACTACGAGTGCTTTGTACTAAATGAGATGAAGTTGTTCTAAAttcacataattaaattatggaTTCAGTTTGTTGGCTGTCTGTCGATGTGGAATTGTTAGCAACTACAGGATTACGTTCCGACTTGTTGCCCAGAGCAATTGCTTCAGACacctataaatataattgtaaattttgtatatattattttatgtttcgcTAAACTTGCCGTATCGGGTAGCTTTTTGTGAAAGGTTTCCGGCAAGAGAAGGGATAAAAATCCAGCTATCATTGATACTCCACCGAATAACAGCAGAGGCAATGGCTCATAATAGCTGCcctgtaaataataatcaaattatacGTTATTCTGATAATAGACCTTACCTGTCACTTACCAGGAGAGGCACAAAGGGCGCTAGCATGGCTCCAAAACGAGCAAAGGTGGACATGACGCCAACACCGCCACTACGTATAACCTGAAATGGCATTTTGAGAGATAATTTGCGAAATTTGAATAAAGGTATACTTACTGTTGGCATCATTTCCGCTGTGTATGTATAGATAACAGCAAACGAAGAGGTAATACCCAGTTTACCCAGTAAAAAGAGTGTGATAATCAACCAATTAGCACCTATTGCAGAATAGATAAGCAAATCGATTAAAGATTAGTATACGTATACATAAAATACGAAATAAATGAAGTTAAGAGTTATTACAGAagagtgtatatatgtattcctGATTTACACTCTTAAATTGATACAAATCAAGTTTTACATGAAATTTATACAGATTAATCACCATATTTTTCATGATCTTACGTGTGATCTTATTGGTATATACTGTGTAAGCATGCATGgagaatacaaatttaaaataatacagatacattcagttatatgatttttatattattcataCCAGATGTCATATATCCGCTGGCCGCACAGGTGACTGCACAGAGCATCAGGGATCCGGAGAGAGCCAGACGACGCCCCAATTTGCGTAGACACAACTATTTACGAGAGATATAAATAAGTTTCTAAgatatgtaatatatatatgacatTTAGAACGTACCCAGGCCAAAGTGTAGCCGGGAATTTCAATAAGACAGACCagggcaaaatttaaatacttgttGCCACTGAGATTGGTCGAGTTGAGTGAGAGTCCATAGAAAACGATGGCATTGACGGCCctaaaataattgatattaatataaattaattaatgtaaataatattaatgctCACCAAATAAATAGCAAGGTGGTATAACGCCAGATAAGTGATTTCGAGGCAAAAACCTGCTTGATGGATGACCAAAtctgacgttgttgttgctctattGGCAACTTCAATTTGCCTTCTGTGGCATCCAAATGCTGCTGCTTGAAGCTGGCCATAAGCTCCAGGGACAGCTCGCGTTGATTAACGTGCGCCGCTCTCCTTATGATGGCTCCCGCTTTTTCGTGCTCATTACGGGCCAAAAGCCAACGGACAGACTCCGGCACCAGCCAGAAGTAGACGACAAAGAAGAGTGGCGGTATGGACAGTGCGTACTGCAAGTGCTTCCAGTTGGTCAACAACCAGGCAGCCAGACCCACAAGCGCCTCACCCACAGCATAGAAATAGTTAAGCACAATGGATGTCAGTTCACGTTTTCGGGGTCCAACCATTTCTACGCCTATTATGAAGGCCAAGGGATAAACGCCGGATGTGCCCACAGCATTCAATAGGGCGAAGATCAGAAAACTTATATAGTCCCAAGCCAATGCCTGTGCAATGCCCGTGATGCCCATAAAAATAGTGCAAAAGAGAAAGATATGCTTGCGACCAAAACTGGGGGAGAGGGAGTGTAAGATAaatggaaagagagagaaaaaattaatagcattttatttattaatttcgatCATTTCGATTTCTAGCgctacaatttaatttgaatttaatgttgTTAAAGAAAATGTCCGTTacttttcttcaatttttaagcttacattctGTTATCGAGATCTAATTTTTGTTGTGCAGTGTATGTTAAGTATtcgcataaaataaatcatttaattctGACAGAACTCACCGATCCGCTAGATAACCAAACATTGCGGTGCCGATTACAAGACCGGCAAAGTGTGTGGTGCCCACAAAGGCTAACTTCCAGGTATTCTCCTTGCAGTTCAACTGCCAATCCTGGACAATTGTGTGCTCTCCAACATCGTAGACAAACTGTTGACAGCGTTGCGATTGTTGTGGCAAGAACATTGAGGCATTACATTCCTGTGGCTGCCACTGCAGATCCCAGTGTTGCAAGCTGCTTGCACTGTAATTTGTGGAATAGCGCAGACAGGTGTCGTTTGGTGTGAAGTAACCATGTTTGTCCCGTTTGCCTGGCATCGCGTAATCCAGCCATTCCGTCTGATATTGCGGCTGTTCAACATCATCGCACTCGTCGACGCGGCAGCGATATTTCGGTATTCCCGCCGTAAACACATACGATAGACTGTTGGCAGCCGCAAAGAGTACGGGCAGACAAATGAGCAGATAGTTGACTCTCTGATATCGCCCGAATTCACCAATTTCCTTGAGTATATCGTCGAAATCCATGGCGGCTACTGGTGTGGCCATTTTAACagcaacactttttttaaaatggcaGCGCTTCCACCTGTTTGTAAAAGCTGTTGACTCCTGTGTTCTGTTAGCTCCTGCGATCTGTTAACTGCCACAAACTGTTAGCTACCTGCACGtgttcaaatcaaaataaacaaacaaaagtgttttataaataaaaacgctGTGATAATTGTGCTGCGAGCTTGACACTACATGGTACTTTTTTATACCACACTGTGGAACATGAAACATGCTAAATATATAcgaaaactttgaaaatcAAAGCTGTTGGGCGTGCATAATGTGAGAACTGGTGAAGAGATAAGGAGATCCAGTAAAagcttttctctctctcgctcaaTGCTTAGCTTGTTTTACTTGTTGAGtatttttgaaatgttcttttgtttttattgtgtgCACTAGATTACAATGAAAGTAGTTGAAATTAATAGAGAAATTAATTGAGAAAACATTGTTTTCTATGGGCAGTTTGCTTTACTAAAGCACTGAggtaagattttaaaattaaaaaccataAATTGTAGATTTTTGcctttaatgttttcaaactAAAATGCTTTCTCGTGCACTTTTGACCCTTTTGCATGTAAATAGGTCAAACCAAATTCAAAACATAATATTATTCAAGCGTATCTTCAGGTATTCTAAATCTAATGACAAAATCGTAATACACTGCGCATGGTTAAACTTGAAATGCATTAAAAGCATTAAGcgtgaaatttaaaactcagTGACATTACGTAGACCTCATCATATCTATGAATACGAGTATCTTAAAGGGCTTTGAACTGAAAATAGCTCTGTAGATAAATGTTGCCTATACAGTCAATTCTATGTAGAATTAATAGttaaacctttttttattagCATTATTGATGAGCGTAAATTAAGCGAATTGATGAAGTTCTTGGGCGCCACAgcaattatatgtatgtatatgtatatgtatatttacattgtGGGGAGATCCG harbors:
- the LOC117785132 gene encoding organic cation transporter protein, producing the protein MATPVAAMDFDDILKEIGEFGRYQRVNYLLICLPVLFAAANSLSYVFTAGIPKYRCRVDECDDVEQPQYQTEWLDYAMPGKRDKHGYFTPNDTCLRYSTNYSASSLQHWDLQWQPQECNASMFLPQQSQRCQQFVYDVGEHTIVQDWQLNCKENTWKLAFVGTTHFAGLVIGTAMFGYLADRFGRKHIFLFCTIFMGITGIAQALAWDYISFLIFALLNAVGTSGVYPLAFIIGVEMVGPRKRELTSIVLNYFYAVGEALVGLAAWLLTNWKHLQYALSIPPLFFVVYFWLVPESVRWLLARNEHEKAGAIIRRAAHVNQRELSLELMASFKQQHLDATEGKLKLPIEQQQRQIWSSIKQVFASKSLIWRYTTLLFIWAVNAIVFYGLSLNSTNLSGNKYLNFALVCLIEIPGYTLAWLCLRKLGRRLALSGSLMLCAVTCAASGYMTSGANWLIITLFLLGKLGITSSFAVIYTYTAEMMPTVIRSGGVGVMSTFARFGAMLAPFVPLLGSYYEPLPLLLFGGVSMIAGFLSLLLPETFHKKLPDTVSEAIALGNKSERNPVVANNSTSTDSQQTESII
- the LOC117785133 gene encoding transmembrane protein 186, whose translation is MLQRLCRPRLIKVPLSYCVGSKRHHASTPATESDTVPTTTTTKKLSLDAGFTDWRPIYQLPMIRLIAAFNRLKIYQAAVTAAGTPLAFGLVQAGQVSGEALGICTAIGVSGLITLTLGSVVASNVIGFIYINDQQDQLKLAYVDFWGRRKETLVDIEDLLPDWELKRKTMRLGFYQPICLRTDKKQRYKLLQRFGIITDPLIFEGLFGQ